From a single Serratia surfactantfaciens genomic region:
- a CDS encoding YejG family protein, translated as MESIQLSVVHRLPQSYRWLSGFTGVKVEPLPFNGIDEDNNLIGLKLLSHEGAEAWQVMQQLNLSLQEIQVDCAIVEWEGEPCLFVQRSDESATMCRLKNVGAAIAEPLSAQYPF; from the coding sequence GTGGAGAGTATCCAACTTTCGGTAGTGCATCGCTTGCCGCAAAGTTATCGTTGGCTATCCGGTTTCACCGGCGTGAAGGTCGAACCGCTTCCGTTTAACGGAATAGACGAGGATAACAACCTGATTGGGCTGAAGTTGCTCAGCCATGAAGGCGCCGAGGCCTGGCAGGTGATGCAACAGCTTAATCTGTCGTTGCAGGAGATTCAGGTCGACTGCGCGATCGTCGAATGGGAAGGGGAACCTTGCCTGTTCGTACAGCGCAGCGACGAGAGCGCGACGATGTGCCGCCTGAAAAACGTCGGCGCCGCCATCGCCGAACCGCTTAGCGCACAATACCCCTTCTGA
- a CDS encoding Bcr/CflA family multidrug efflux MFS transporter, with the protein MQQNRTSHLGLIFILGLLSMLMPLAIDMYLPSMPVIAAQFGVESGSVQMTLSAYMLGFAFGQLFYGPMSDSIGRKPVILWGTLIFAIAGCACAMAQSIDQLIGLRFLHGLAAAAASVVINALMRDMFTKDEFSRMMSFVILVMTIAPLLAPMIGGALLLWFSWHAIFWTMGAAALIGSLLVALFIKETLPKERRQRFHLRTTLGNFGSLFRHKRVLSYMLASAFSFAGMFSFLSAGPFVYIELNHVSPQHFGYYFALNIVFLFLTTLINSRNVRRFGAVKMFKLGLLVQLAMGLWLLAVSAIGLGFWALVIGVAVYLGCIAMISSNAMAVILDDFPHMAGTASSLAGTLRFSIGALVGAVLSMAPGKSAWPMVTSMALCSIVAVLFYLYASRPRDRAV; encoded by the coding sequence GTGCAACAGAACCGAACCTCTCATCTCGGTTTGATTTTCATTCTGGGCCTGTTGTCCATGTTGATGCCGTTGGCCATCGACATGTACCTGCCCAGTATGCCGGTGATCGCCGCCCAGTTTGGCGTCGAATCTGGCAGCGTGCAGATGACGCTCAGCGCTTATATGCTCGGCTTCGCCTTCGGTCAGCTGTTCTATGGGCCGATGTCGGACAGCATCGGCCGCAAACCGGTGATCCTGTGGGGGACGCTGATCTTCGCCATCGCCGGTTGCGCCTGCGCCATGGCGCAGTCGATCGATCAGCTGATCGGGCTGCGTTTCCTGCACGGCCTGGCCGCCGCCGCCGCCAGCGTGGTGATCAACGCCTTGATGCGCGACATGTTCACCAAGGACGAGTTTTCGCGCATGATGTCGTTCGTCATTCTGGTGATGACCATCGCGCCGCTGCTGGCACCGATGATCGGTGGTGCGCTGCTGCTGTGGTTCAGCTGGCACGCCATCTTCTGGACCATGGGCGCCGCGGCGTTGATCGGTTCACTGCTGGTGGCCTTGTTCATCAAGGAGACGTTGCCGAAAGAGCGGCGACAGCGCTTCCACCTGCGCACCACGCTGGGCAACTTCGGTTCGCTGTTCCGACACAAGCGGGTGCTGAGCTACATGCTGGCCAGCGCCTTCTCGTTCGCCGGCATGTTCTCGTTCCTCAGCGCCGGGCCGTTCGTCTACATTGAACTGAACCACGTTTCGCCGCAGCACTTCGGTTACTACTTTGCGCTGAACATCGTCTTCCTGTTCCTGACGACGCTGATCAACAGCCGCAACGTGCGGCGATTCGGCGCGGTCAAGATGTTCAAACTGGGGCTGTTGGTGCAGCTGGCGATGGGGCTGTGGCTGCTGGCGGTGAGCGCCATCGGGCTGGGTTTCTGGGCGCTGGTGATCGGCGTTGCGGTCTATCTGGGGTGCATCGCGATGATCTCATCCAACGCCATGGCGGTGATCCTGGACGATTTTCCGCATATGGCGGGCACCGCCTCTTCCCTGGCCGGCACGCTGCGTTTCAGCATCGGCGCGCTGGTGGGCGCGGTGCTGTCGATGGCGCCAGGCAAAAGCGCCTGGCCTATGGTCACTTCGATGGCGCTGTGCAGCATTGTGGCGGTGCTGTTCTACCTGTACGCCAGCCGGCCGCGCGATCGCGCGGTCTGA
- a CDS encoding extracellular solute-binding protein: MSVRIFAALVLSTLSFGLQAEALNESYAFALLGEPKYATDFSHFDYVNPAAPKGGDVRLAAIGTYDNFNRFATRGVPGERTMELYDTLFTNSDDEPGSYYPLIAESARFPADMRWMELDINARARFQDGSPITAADVAFTFNKFMAEGVPQFRAFYKGVTVKAISRLTVRIELPKANRDQILSLLSLRVLPESFWKNHKLNEPLNTPPLASGPYKISDYRLGQYITYQRVRDYWAANLPVNRGRYNFDSIRYDYYLDDKVALEAFKAGAYDFRIEPSPKSWATQYQGGNFARNYIIKQDETNQAAQNTRWLAFNLQKPLFSDRRVREAIGLAFDFNWMNKALYYNAYQRTDSYFQNTAYAARGYPDADELALLAPLKGQVPPEVFTSIYQPPSSDGSGNDRQNLLKATQLLKEAGWVVKNQKLVNAKTGQPFTFELMLLSGSNFQYVLPFRHNLQRLGIEMQIREVDASQYTRRMRERDFDMMSTVYMAMPFPSADLQILWDSQYIDSSYNTAGVKDPAVDSLVRQIAAHQGDEKALLPLGRALDRVLTWNRYMLPMWYSSHDRYAYWDKFSTPPIRPAYAIGFDNWWYDVNKAARLPAQRQ; the protein is encoded by the coding sequence ATGTCCGTGCGCATTTTCGCAGCTTTGGTGCTTTCGACACTGAGCTTCGGTCTGCAGGCCGAGGCCCTCAATGAAAGCTACGCTTTCGCCCTTCTCGGTGAACCGAAATACGCCACCGACTTCAGCCATTTCGACTACGTCAATCCGGCTGCGCCCAAAGGCGGCGACGTGCGGCTGGCGGCCATCGGCACCTACGACAATTTCAACCGCTTCGCCACCCGCGGCGTGCCCGGCGAGCGCACGATGGAGCTGTACGATACGCTGTTCACCAACTCCGACGACGAACCCGGCAGCTATTACCCGTTGATTGCCGAATCGGCCCGTTTCCCGGCCGACATGCGCTGGATGGAATTGGATATTAACGCCCGCGCCCGCTTCCAGGACGGCAGCCCGATCACCGCCGCCGACGTGGCCTTCACCTTCAACAAATTCATGGCCGAGGGCGTGCCGCAGTTTCGTGCTTTCTACAAAGGCGTTACGGTCAAGGCAATTTCCCGGCTGACGGTGCGCATCGAGCTGCCTAAGGCGAATCGGGATCAAATCCTCAGCCTGCTCAGCCTGCGAGTATTGCCGGAAAGCTTCTGGAAAAACCATAAGCTCAATGAGCCGCTCAACACCCCACCACTCGCCAGCGGCCCATATAAAATCAGCGATTACCGCCTCGGCCAGTACATCACCTACCAGCGGGTGCGCGACTACTGGGCAGCCAACTTGCCGGTGAATCGCGGCCGTTACAACTTCGACAGCATTCGCTACGATTATTACCTGGACGATAAAGTGGCGCTGGAAGCCTTCAAGGCCGGGGCTTACGATTTCCGCATCGAGCCGTCGCCCAAGAGCTGGGCCACCCAGTATCAGGGCGGCAACTTCGCGCGCAACTACATCATCAAACAGGATGAGACCAATCAGGCGGCGCAGAATACCCGCTGGCTGGCGTTCAACCTGCAAAAGCCGCTGTTTTCCGATCGCCGGGTACGGGAAGCGATCGGTTTGGCTTTCGACTTCAACTGGATGAACAAGGCGCTGTATTACAACGCCTATCAGCGCACCGACAGCTATTTCCAAAATACCGCCTACGCTGCCCGCGGCTACCCGGACGCCGACGAATTGGCCTTGCTGGCGCCGCTTAAGGGCCAGGTGCCGCCGGAAGTGTTTACCAGCATCTACCAACCGCCCTCTTCCGACGGCAGCGGTAACGACCGGCAAAATCTGCTGAAGGCGACCCAACTGCTGAAAGAGGCCGGCTGGGTGGTCAAAAACCAAAAGCTGGTCAACGCCAAAACCGGCCAGCCGTTCACCTTTGAACTGATGCTGCTGAGCGGCAGCAACTTCCAGTATGTGCTGCCGTTCCGCCATAACTTGCAGCGGCTGGGCATCGAGATGCAGATCCGCGAGGTCGACGCTTCGCAGTACACCCGCCGCATGCGCGAACGCGATTTCGACATGATGTCAACGGTATATATGGCGATGCCGTTCCCCAGCGCCGATCTGCAAATCCTGTGGGATTCACAGTACATCGATTCCAGTTACAACACGGCCGGCGTCAAAGATCCGGCGGTCGACAGCCTGGTCAGACAAATCGCCGCCCATCAGGGCGACGAAAAAGCCCTGCTGCCGCTCGGTCGCGCGCTGGATCGGGTGCTGACCTGGAATCGCTATATGCTGCCAATGTGGTACTCCAGCCACGATCGCTACGCCTATTGGGACAAGTTCTCCACGCCGCCGATCCGCCCGGCCTATGCGATCGGATTCGACAACTGGTGGTACGACGTCAACAAGGCGGCACGTTTACCGGCTCAACGGCAATAA
- a CDS encoding cyclic di-GMP phosphodiesterase — translation MGLKRAFARSVSLRQRSLAKSCVAALVFFTLFTAVTLSLINHQRTQYQHKVEARTRQFSLDYISHLTAVMQKMMPLLDKPCLSSQSDITYQAAFTSGVRTFLLVKEGYAYCSSATGDMMLPMKNLYQDIDWTLPLDMKLQQGTPIVPNKPAVAVWLRHPGEPATGILATLDIDLMPYLLFTSHDEQAPGIAIVMGQRALTTFSPNLMPVDQLPKGKADYLTLPNLPLTIMFYNEKLTPNDIRLTLLGSLVLSLMIGVLCYYMLLLRQSPERALLRGIKRNEFFVEYQPVFHTGSNSIGGLEALIRWQHPIEGRIPPDIFIPYAESNGLIVPLTRHLFRLIAEDAPQLAKALPQGGKLGLNISPSHLSAPSFHQDVYELLAQLPCNYFTLVFEITERGMVEEESALAEFDWLHKQGIEIAVDDFGTGHSALIYLERFTMDYLKIDRGFVNTIGQDTVTAPVLDAVISLARKLKMLTVAEGVETAEQMQFLQEHGVNFMQGYYFSRPLSLDNFVAYCKAHQVFDYQEKNS, via the coding sequence ATGGGCTTGAAAAGGGCTTTCGCCCGCAGCGTGTCGCTTCGGCAGCGCAGTCTGGCTAAGAGCTGCGTCGCCGCCCTGGTCTTTTTTACGCTATTTACCGCGGTCACGCTTTCTTTGATCAACCACCAACGCACGCAATATCAGCATAAGGTTGAAGCTCGCACCAGGCAGTTCTCGCTGGATTATATTTCGCACCTGACGGCGGTCATGCAAAAAATGATGCCGTTGCTGGACAAGCCTTGCCTCTCCAGCCAGTCGGACATTACCTATCAGGCGGCCTTCACCAGCGGCGTGCGCACCTTCCTGTTAGTGAAGGAAGGTTACGCCTATTGCTCATCCGCCACCGGCGACATGATGTTGCCGATGAAAAATCTGTATCAGGATATCGACTGGACTCTGCCTCTGGATATGAAATTGCAGCAGGGCACGCCGATTGTGCCGAACAAACCGGCGGTGGCGGTTTGGCTGCGGCATCCCGGCGAGCCGGCTACCGGTATTCTCGCGACGCTGGACATCGATCTGATGCCTTATCTGCTGTTCACCTCGCATGACGAACAGGCGCCGGGCATCGCCATCGTGATGGGCCAGCGCGCCCTGACCACTTTCAGCCCGAACCTGATGCCGGTCGATCAGCTGCCGAAAGGCAAGGCGGATTACCTGACGCTGCCCAATCTGCCGTTGACCATTATGTTCTACAACGAAAAATTGACGCCTAATGACATCCGCCTGACGCTGCTGGGCAGCCTGGTGCTGTCTCTGATGATCGGCGTGCTCTGCTATTACATGCTGCTGCTGCGGCAAAGCCCGGAGCGCGCGCTGCTGCGCGGCATCAAGCGCAATGAGTTCTTTGTCGAATACCAACCGGTGTTTCATACCGGCAGCAACAGCATCGGCGGACTGGAAGCGCTGATTCGCTGGCAGCATCCTATCGAAGGGCGCATTCCGCCGGATATCTTTATCCCTTATGCCGAAAGCAACGGGCTGATCGTGCCGCTCACCCGCCACCTGTTCAGACTGATCGCCGAAGATGCGCCGCAGCTGGCCAAAGCCTTGCCGCAAGGCGGCAAGCTCGGCCTCAATATCTCCCCCTCCCACCTCAGCGCGCCATCCTTCCACCAGGACGTGTATGAACTGCTGGCGCAGTTGCCGTGCAACTACTTTACGCTGGTGTTTGAAATTACCGAACGCGGCATGGTGGAAGAAGAGAGCGCGCTGGCGGAATTCGACTGGTTGCATAAGCAGGGCATCGAGATCGCGGTAGACGACTTCGGCACCGGCCACAGTGCGCTTATTTATCTTGAACGTTTCACCATGGATTACCTGAAGATCGATCGCGGCTTCGTCAATACCATCGGCCAGGATACGGTCACTGCACCGGTGCTGGATGCCGTGATTTCGCTGGCGAGAAAGCTGAAAATGCTGACGGTGGCCGAAGGCGTGGAAACCGCCGAGCAAATGCAGTTCTTGCAGGAACACGGCGTCAACTTCATGCAGGGTTATTACTTCAGCAGGCCCTTGAGCCTCGACAATTTCGTCGCTTACTGCAAGGCGCATCAGGTCTTTGATTATCAGGAAAAAAATAGTTAA
- a CDS encoding microcin C ABC transporter permease YejB: MAAYLIRRLLLVIPTLWAIITINFFIVQIAPGGPVDQAIAAIELGQGSGFGSGGVNEGLGHARAGVPAATEGQYRGSRGLDPEVIAEITKRYGFDKPLHERYFTMLWNYMRFDFGDSLFRGASVMQLIGQSLPVSITLGLWSTLIIYLVSIPLGIRKAVHNGSAFDTWSSTLIIIGYAIPAFLFAILMIVLFAGGSYLDWFPLRGLVSSNFDTLSWPAKIADYLWHITLPVLATVIGGFATLTMLTKNSFLDEIRKQYVTTARAKGLDEKKILYRHVFRNAMLLVIAGFPATFISMFFTGSLLIEVMFSLNGLGLLGYDATLQRDYPVMFGTLYIFTLIGLLLNILSDITYTLVDPRIDFEARQ; this comes from the coding sequence ATGGCAGCCTATCTGATACGCAGACTGTTACTGGTGATCCCCACGCTGTGGGCGATCATCACCATCAACTTTTTTATCGTGCAAATCGCCCCCGGCGGCCCGGTCGATCAGGCCATCGCCGCCATCGAACTGGGTCAGGGCAGCGGTTTTGGCAGCGGCGGCGTGAATGAAGGCCTGGGCCATGCTCGGGCCGGCGTTCCCGCCGCAACTGAAGGCCAATATCGCGGTTCGCGCGGCTTGGATCCGGAGGTGATCGCCGAGATCACTAAGCGTTACGGCTTCGACAAACCGCTGCACGAGCGCTACTTCACCATGCTGTGGAACTATATGCGCTTCGACTTCGGCGACAGCCTGTTTCGCGGCGCTTCAGTGATGCAGCTGATCGGCCAGAGCCTGCCGGTCTCCATCACGCTGGGCCTGTGGAGCACGCTGATCATCTATCTGGTGTCGATCCCGCTCGGCATCCGCAAGGCCGTCCACAACGGCAGCGCGTTCGATACCTGGAGCAGCACGCTGATTATCATCGGCTACGCCATTCCGGCTTTTCTGTTCGCCATTCTGATGATCGTGCTGTTCGCCGGCGGCAGCTACCTGGACTGGTTCCCGCTGCGCGGCCTGGTGTCGAGCAACTTCGACACCCTCTCGTGGCCGGCGAAGATCGCCGACTACCTGTGGCACATCACGCTGCCGGTGCTGGCGACGGTGATCGGCGGTTTCGCCACCCTGACCATGCTGACCAAGAACTCATTCCTCGACGAGATCCGTAAACAATACGTCACCACCGCCCGTGCCAAGGGGCTGGACGAGAAAAAAATCCTCTACCGCCACGTGTTCCGCAACGCCATGCTGCTGGTGATCGCCGGTTTTCCGGCCACCTTTATCAGCATGTTCTTCACCGGCTCGCTGCTGATCGAAGTGATGTTCTCGCTCAACGGCCTGGGGCTGCTGGGCTACGATGCCACACTGCAGCGCGACTACCCGGTGATGTTCGGCACGCTGTATATCTTCACCCTGATCGGCCTGCTGTTGAATATCCTCAGCGATATCACCTACACCCTGGTCGATCCGCGCATTGACTTCGAGGCCCGCCAATGA
- a CDS encoding ABC transporter permease, translating into MSRLSPINQARWARFRRNRRGYWSLWIFLVLFTLSLAADLIANDKPLLVRYEGRLYLPFMINYSETAFGGELSTEADYQDPFVQRQIERHGWAVWAPIRFSYDTINFATEVPFPSPPSRHNLLGTDSNGGDVLARVLYGFRISMLFGLALTLFSSLIGVCVGATQGYYGGRFDLWGQRFIEVWSGMPTLFLIILLSSIVQPNFWWLLGITILFGWMSLVGVVRAEFLRTRNYDYIRAARAMGVSDRVIMSRHMLPNAMVATLTFLPFILCGSITTLTSLDFLGFGLPIGSPSLGELLLQGKNNLQAPWLGITAFLVLAVLLSLLIFIGEAVRDAFDPSKAH; encoded by the coding sequence ATGAGCCGCCTTAGCCCGATCAACCAGGCACGCTGGGCGCGTTTTCGCCGCAACCGCCGCGGTTACTGGTCGCTGTGGATCTTCTTGGTGCTGTTCACCCTCAGCCTGGCCGCCGATCTGATCGCCAACGACAAACCGCTGTTGGTGCGTTATGAAGGCCGGCTGTATCTGCCGTTTATGATCAACTACAGCGAAACCGCGTTCGGCGGCGAGCTGAGTACCGAAGCCGACTATCAGGATCCGTTCGTGCAGCGGCAGATCGAACGGCACGGCTGGGCGGTTTGGGCGCCGATCCGCTTCAGTTACGACACCATCAATTTCGCCACCGAGGTGCCCTTCCCCTCGCCGCCTTCGCGCCACAATCTGCTCGGCACCGACAGCAACGGCGGCGACGTGCTCGCTCGTGTGCTGTACGGCTTTCGCATTTCGATGCTGTTCGGCCTGGCGCTGACGCTGTTTTCCAGCCTGATCGGCGTGTGCGTCGGCGCGACGCAGGGATATTACGGCGGGCGCTTCGATCTGTGGGGGCAACGCTTTATCGAAGTGTGGTCGGGCATGCCGACGTTGTTTCTGATCATTCTGCTGTCGAGCATCGTTCAGCCCAATTTCTGGTGGCTGCTAGGCATCACTATCCTGTTCGGCTGGATGAGCCTGGTGGGCGTGGTGCGCGCCGAGTTTCTGCGCACTCGCAACTATGACTATATCCGCGCCGCGCGCGCCATGGGCGTGTCGGATCGGGTCATCATGTCCCGCCATATGCTGCCCAACGCCATGGTGGCAACGCTGACCTTCCTGCCGTTTATCCTCTGCGGCTCGATCACCACCCTGACGTCGCTCGATTTTCTCGGCTTCGGCCTGCCGATAGGTTCGCCGTCGCTCGGCGAACTGCTGCTGCAAGGCAAAAACAATCTGCAGGCGCCGTGGCTCGGCATCACCGCCTTCCTGGTATTGGCGGTACTGCTGTCGTTATTAATCTTTATCGGCGAAGCGGTGCGCGACGCCTTTGACCCCAGCAAGGCGCATTGA
- the rsuA gene encoding 16S rRNA pseudouridine(516) synthase RsuA — protein MRLDKFLSQQLGISRALVARELRAKRVTVDGEIAKSGALKLTPEQEVAFDGNPLQQQNGPRYFMLNKPQGYVCSTDDPDHPTVLYFLDEPVAYKLHAAGRLDIDTTGLVLMTDDGQWSHRVTSPRHHCEKTYLVTLEHPLAEDTAQRFAEGVQLHNEKDLTRPATLEQVDEHVVRLTISEGRYHQVKRMFAAVGNRVIELHRERIGGIVLDDDLAPGEYRPLTEEEIASVGAPHLQGG, from the coding sequence ATGCGACTGGACAAGTTTTTATCTCAGCAGTTAGGCATCAGCCGTGCGCTGGTAGCGCGCGAACTTCGGGCTAAACGCGTTACCGTGGACGGTGAAATAGCGAAGAGCGGGGCGCTCAAACTGACCCCGGAGCAAGAGGTGGCGTTCGATGGCAACCCGCTGCAGCAGCAGAACGGCCCGCGCTATTTCATGCTCAACAAACCGCAGGGCTACGTTTGCTCCACCGACGATCCCGATCATCCGACGGTGCTGTATTTCCTCGATGAGCCGGTCGCGTACAAACTGCACGCCGCCGGGCGGCTGGACATCGATACCACCGGGCTGGTGCTGATGACCGACGACGGCCAGTGGTCGCACCGCGTCACGTCGCCGCGTCACCACTGCGAGAAAACCTATCTGGTGACGCTGGAGCACCCGCTGGCGGAAGACACCGCGCAACGTTTCGCCGAAGGGGTGCAACTGCACAACGAGAAAGATCTGACGCGGCCGGCGACGCTGGAGCAGGTTGACGAGCATGTGGTGCGTCTGACCATCAGCGAAGGGCGCTACCATCAGGTGAAGCGGATGTTCGCCGCCGTTGGCAACCGGGTGATCGAGTTGCACCGTGAGCGCATCGGCGGCATCGTGCTGGATGACGACCTGGCGCCGGGGGAATACCGCCCTCTGACCGAAGAAGAGATCGCCAGCGTGGGCGCGCCGCACCTGCAGGGCGGATAA
- the yejF gene encoding microcin C ABC transporter ATP-binding protein YejF → MATPLLAIQDLSIAFRQGDSLTPVVNELSLQIAPAETLALVGESGSGKSVTALSILRLLPAPPVVYPAGDILFNGDSLLHAPEAALRKVRGNHIAMIFQEPMVSLNPLHTIEKQLAEVLMLHRGLRREAARAEIVECLERVGIRQAKSRLQDYPHQLSGGERQRVMIAMAVLTRPKLLIADEPTTALDVTIQAQILTLLQELKQEMGMGLLFITHNLNIVRRLADNVAVMRQGRCVEQNGRAQLFSRPQHPYTQQLLAAEDVGEPLPLPTARPGDERPLLKVEGLQVRFPIRRGLLRRTVDYHYALKSLSFELRAGESVGLVGESGSGKSTTGLALLRLLASQGAIWFDGEPLHPLTMKQMLPYRSRMQIVFQDPYSALNPRLNVQQIIAEGLEVHQRLSAEQREQRVIEVLQEVGLDPQLRHRYPTEFSGGQRQRIAIARALILQPQLLILDEPTSSLDKSVQAQILTLLKSLQQRHRLAYLFISHDLQVVRSLCHQVIVLRQGEVVEQGDCRAIFAAPAADYTRQLLQLAD, encoded by the coding sequence ATGGCCACTCCTCTGCTCGCTATCCAGGATCTCAGCATCGCCTTCCGCCAGGGCGACAGCCTCACGCCGGTAGTCAATGAACTGTCGCTGCAAATAGCGCCGGCGGAAACGCTGGCGTTGGTGGGAGAATCCGGCTCCGGCAAAAGCGTCACCGCCCTGTCGATACTGCGCCTGCTGCCCGCGCCGCCGGTGGTCTATCCTGCCGGCGATATCCTGTTTAACGGCGACTCGTTGCTGCATGCGCCGGAAGCGGCGCTGCGCAAGGTGCGCGGCAACCATATCGCGATGATCTTTCAGGAGCCGATGGTGTCACTCAACCCGCTGCACACCATCGAAAAGCAACTGGCGGAAGTGCTGATGCTGCACCGCGGCCTGCGGCGCGAGGCCGCGCGCGCCGAGATCGTCGAGTGTCTGGAGCGCGTCGGCATCCGCCAGGCCAAGAGCCGATTGCAGGACTACCCGCATCAGCTGTCCGGCGGCGAACGCCAGCGGGTGATGATCGCCATGGCGGTATTGACCCGCCCGAAACTGCTGATTGCCGACGAGCCCACCACCGCACTCGACGTGACTATCCAGGCGCAGATCCTGACGCTGCTGCAAGAATTGAAACAAGAAATGGGCATGGGGCTGCTGTTCATCACTCATAACCTGAATATCGTGCGCCGCCTGGCGGACAACGTGGCGGTGATGCGCCAGGGGCGCTGCGTGGAGCAAAACGGCCGCGCACAGCTGTTCAGCCGGCCGCAGCATCCCTACACGCAGCAGCTGCTGGCCGCCGAAGACGTCGGTGAACCGCTGCCGCTGCCCACCGCGCGCCCCGGCGACGAGCGGCCGCTGCTCAAGGTGGAAGGTCTGCAGGTACGCTTCCCCATCCGGCGCGGCCTGCTGCGCCGCACGGTGGATTATCACTATGCGCTGAAATCGTTGAGCTTTGAGTTGCGCGCCGGGGAAAGCGTGGGGCTGGTGGGGGAATCCGGATCGGGTAAAAGCACCACCGGGTTGGCGCTATTGCGTCTGCTGGCCTCGCAGGGCGCCATCTGGTTCGACGGCGAACCGTTGCACCCGCTCACGATGAAGCAGATGTTGCCCTACCGCAGCCGGATGCAAATCGTCTTCCAGGATCCCTACTCCGCCCTGAACCCGCGCCTGAACGTGCAGCAGATCATCGCTGAAGGGTTGGAAGTGCACCAGCGGCTTAGCGCCGAGCAGCGGGAGCAGCGCGTGATCGAGGTGTTGCAGGAGGTCGGCCTGGATCCGCAGCTGCGCCATCGTTACCCTACCGAGTTTTCCGGCGGTCAGCGCCAGCGTATCGCCATCGCGCGCGCGCTGATCCTGCAGCCGCAGCTGCTGATCCTCGACGAGCCGACCTCTTCACTGGATAAATCGGTGCAGGCGCAGATCCTGACGCTGCTGAAATCGCTGCAGCAACGCCACCGGCTGGCTTATCTGTTCATCAGCCATGACCTGCAGGTGGTGCGTTCGCTGTGCCACCAGGTCATCGTGCTGCGACAGGGGGAAGTGGTTGAGCAAGGGGACTGCCGGGCCATTTTCGCGGCGCCTGCAGCCGACTATACCCGACAACTGCTGCAGTTGGCGGATTAG